A region from the Camelus ferus isolate YT-003-E chromosome 1, BCGSAC_Cfer_1.0, whole genome shotgun sequence genome encodes:
- the NAA50 gene encoding N-alpha-acetyltransferase 50 isoform X1, whose translation MKGSRIELGDVTPHNIKQLKRLNQVIFPVSYNDKFYKDVLEVGELAKLAYFNDIAVGAVCCRVDHSQNQKRLYIMTLGCLAPYRRLGIGTKMLNHVLNICEKDGTFDNIYLHVQISNESAIDFYRKFGFEIIETKKNYYKRIEPADAHVLQKNLKVPSGQNADVQKTDN comes from the exons TAGCCGGATCGAGCTGGGAGATGTGACACCACACAATATTAAACAGTTGAAGAGATTAAACCAGGTCATCTTTCCAGTCAGCTACAATGACAAGTTCTACAAAGATGTGCTGGAGGTTGGCGAGCTAGCAAAACTTG CCTATTTCAATGACATTGCAGTAGGTGCAGTATGCTGTAGGGTGGATCATTCACAGAACCAGAAGAGACTTTACATCATGACGCTAGGATGTCTGGCACCATACCGAAGGCTAGGAATAG GAACTAAAATGTTAAATCATGTCTTAAACATCTGTGAAAAAGATGGCACTTTTGACAACATCTATCT GCATGTCCAGATCAGCAATGAGTCTGCAATTGACTTCTACAGGAAGTTTGGCTTTGAGATTATTGAGACAAAGAAGAACTACTATAAGAGAATAGAGCCTGCAGATGCTCATGTGCTGCAGAAAAACCTCAAAGTCCCTTCTGGCCAGAACGCAGATGTGCAAAAGACAGACAACTGA
- the NAA50 gene encoding N-alpha-acetyltransferase 50 isoform X2, protein MKGRIELGDVTPHNIKQLKRLNQVIFPVSYNDKFYKDVLEVGELAKLAYFNDIAVGAVCCRVDHSQNQKRLYIMTLGCLAPYRRLGIGTKMLNHVLNICEKDGTFDNIYLHVQISNESAIDFYRKFGFEIIETKKNYYKRIEPADAHVLQKNLKVPSGQNADVQKTDN, encoded by the exons CCGGATCGAGCTGGGAGATGTGACACCACACAATATTAAACAGTTGAAGAGATTAAACCAGGTCATCTTTCCAGTCAGCTACAATGACAAGTTCTACAAAGATGTGCTGGAGGTTGGCGAGCTAGCAAAACTTG CCTATTTCAATGACATTGCAGTAGGTGCAGTATGCTGTAGGGTGGATCATTCACAGAACCAGAAGAGACTTTACATCATGACGCTAGGATGTCTGGCACCATACCGAAGGCTAGGAATAG GAACTAAAATGTTAAATCATGTCTTAAACATCTGTGAAAAAGATGGCACTTTTGACAACATCTATCT GCATGTCCAGATCAGCAATGAGTCTGCAATTGACTTCTACAGGAAGTTTGGCTTTGAGATTATTGAGACAAAGAAGAACTACTATAAGAGAATAGAGCCTGCAGATGCTCATGTGCTGCAGAAAAACCTCAAAGTCCCTTCTGGCCAGAACGCAGATGTGCAAAAGACAGACAACTGA